The Amphiprion ocellaris isolate individual 3 ecotype Okinawa chromosome 6, ASM2253959v1, whole genome shotgun sequence genome contains a region encoding:
- the igsf9b gene encoding protein turtle homolog A isoform X2: protein MGLERRWLQAVTTAVAICLLSVSQGVATLVRAREGSSAELSCSLTPTSKEATTPNLFPLHVVEWVRLGYNVPILIKFGVYAPRVHPNYKGRVSLTRGASLLVERLTLEDEGWFECRILLLDSKTDDFRNGTWTFLSITAPPVFIKTPPTFVEVLLGDSLTLSCGAHGNPRPTVVWHKDESPVEKHEKIKVLNGTLSLASVTRNISGVYKCHVSNTEGNLTHSTQLQVKGPPIIIISPEDTTLNMSQDAVLQCQADAYPSNLTYEWLKQGQNVYHIESLKSRVKILVDGTLLIPNLIPEDAGNYTCIPTNGILTPPSASAHLKVKHPARVARMPRETYLPAGMEGIIVCPVQADPPVLYVNWTKDGNDLNLDNFPGWMVNSEGSVFITTANDNAVGMYTCTAYNSYGTMGQSEPTKVILQDPPSFRLPPRPEYLQEVGRELIIPCEASGDPAPNITWSKIGPSPRSPYTVLANGSLLLQPLSKDHHGGWECLATNRVATVGAGTVVMVLGTSPHVVSSVSVTTEMNQANVSWVPGFDGGFTQKFTVWYKQASRGKHEWASLPVPTSKSYLLVTGLLAGTGYQFSVLPQNKLGSGPFSEIVTVRTLAVPTDPPTAVTTLPILDPPIFLSANRTEQGVLLQWWPPEAPSSPLTGYVLQVRRNQGQWVILSSIISANQTELVVQGLLRDSAYDLRLMSRSDKILSEPSESVNISTTGMEMYPLRPSFLEVIPEPLLAGVVGGVCFLFVAIILSLVTACYMSHRRQRRRRKRRQDLPTAFQKSPSHEGRSPPRSPDSVLKLKLCPPLPFFPNSSSSQSDRSSFDKGSRGEYHDQRRQLLSNSSPPPHYTLFESHLGSQVPSPTALESISRGPDGRFIVQPLPEGSSPSNKKNGKKEVLQINGEASGSGSNRTSFRDSPKSSILSSEKDERKDSPLTVDVPELSRPPSSPGRVRAMARNFSRHGCFYSDDEQGSEVLLERASFYSDNSEKKPSDSLRRYRMPGHADDLFPSLGRKTKLLDRDRDRPLHSGYQPIESQLTNNSTQISQLDCELERDSINKCVQLAKEREEMERELKSYTAEQRSRSRGRGDQTESPQRDEPKPADDIWKPQDVNIRQKHRPSGQTSRVSDYRRACYFGSTSSPMDRLPTSRIQWDISPVTSVTSLIPVQTPRDSRSQHPHTCREATEDSLAVDSSRSPVTQNTSLPMLSPDVTSETPVLCLETPDRARSLSPPRDSEICLKSTKKTPNGGIAPRSRHSYAYAGTQPWDSAAKSPSVTNERPESSASAMYNQPERTAEVDCTSTRDPSPSSYSTLPYEHHGVGAKAKDGEIQGHGDRRSSGLYSDLEREGVRARSRRSDRCLFSDSPSPITTLTLVEEVESDQSQFSVPRMSDSLKAKPAAPSPKMSPLQTSAILEYLSLPGFIEMSVDEPVEEAEVSDTTGQRSQLQPEKPMVAKPDVVPKNWEVHFQENRETDSNQEEVCLEQTHSAGASEATINGSKKQGYRRLLYAEPRVRFPDDMRSSSPGPEKTSKQLYDEKTKIRAGNKSTDRPESRLASRSAHTLMSAAKGMADIVSKHTQSIVDNSEFSSKLSQRQASQGSRTNNIASRISQAPVPFLKKSLSIGPCRTLSGMGQPRPFLKKSISLGSQRWEHFESPRAYISEKCYWDEFPHPDVRVKSYSLGRMPSSLPRPHPSWREYVPFRRPSMESLERPHHAQRSLASPSYLTPSMYPPRPTSVSPMLEPCDPRRQATVFPESARWSPSYQDTLRSAQHKYVPMPTSIPVPQYQHWPGHRGERPMDYRRGPPRSYLPRGISWPSPYCPPFPPREGESYRQPDRMMGRGGETEIREVREIREGGRASYASQSSGRGSAGLFRQSLSITPTLLSSPETTEENEQHRAEMELPERRAKRRNTSVDESYEWDSADACVDSEVLEATKFDQSQTGLRTGRGELRYDQAGGLQDQRHKGTSPTKTK, encoded by the exons ATGGGACTGGAGAGACGGTGGCTTCAGGCTGTCACCACTGCTGTAGCCATCTGTCTGCTAA GTGTGTCTCAAGGTGTGGCAACCTTGGTTCGTGCCAGAGAGGGGAGCTCTGCAGAGCTAAGCTGTAGTCTCACTCCTACATCCAAAGAAGCCACCACCCCAAACCTCTTTCCGCTACATGTCGTGGAATGGGTACGGCTCGGTTACAACGTTCCCATCCTCATCAAATTTGGAGTGTACGCTCCTCGTGTTCACCCAAACTACAAAG GCCGTGTGTCTCTGACCCGGGGTGCCTCTCTGCTGGTAGAGCGGCTGACCCTGGAGGACGAGGGCTGGTTCGAATGTCGCATCCTGCTCCTAGACAGCAAAACCGACGACTTTCGAAACGGCACATggaccttcctctccatcaCAG CTCCACCTGTGTTTATCAAGACACCACCAACTTTTGTGGAAGTTCTGCTCGGAGACTCGCTGACGCTCAGCTGTGGCGCCCATGGCAACCCTCGACCAACTGTTGTGTGGCATAAAGATGAGAGCCCAGttgagaaacatgaaaaaataaaa GTGCTCAATGGTACCTTGTCTCTGGCCTCCGTCACTAGAAATATTTCAGGAGTGTACAAATGCCACGTGTCCAACACAGAGGGGAACCTGACCCACTCTACGCAGCTGCAGGTCAAAG GTCCTCCTATTATCATCATTTCCCCGGAGGACACCACTCTCAACATGTCCCAGGATGCAGTTCTGCAGTGTCAGGCTGATGCCTACCCTTCAAACCTCACCTACGAATGGTTGAAACAAGGACAGAATGTTTACCATATTGA GTCCCTTAAGTCCAGAGTGAAGATTTTGGTGGATGGAACACTTCTTATCCCTAATCTCATCCCAGAAGATGCTGGCAACTACACCTGCATCCCAACTAATGGGATACTGACCCCACCCTCTGCTTCTGCACATCTAAAAGTGAAAC ATCCTGCACGTGTAGCTCGAATGCCCCGGGAAACATATTTACCTGCAGGCATGGAGGGCATCATTGTCTGCcctgtccaggctgatccaccTGTGCTGTATGTCAACTGGACCAAAGACGGGAACGATTTGAATCTTGACAAT TTTccaggttggatggtgaactCGGAGGGTTCAGTTTTTATAACAACAGCAAATGACAATGCTGTGGGCATGTACACCTGTACAGCCTATAACAGTTACGGCACCATGGGCCAATCTGAGCCCACCAAAGTCATTTTGCAG GACCCGCCATCATTCCGATTGCCTCCACGGCCTGAGTATCTTCAGGAGGTGGGCCGAGAGTTGATCATCCCCTGCGAAGCTAGCGGAGACCCTGCTCCGAACATAACATGGAGCAAG ATTGGCCCTTCTCCTCGTTCCCCATACACTGTGTTGGCTAACGGCTCCCTCTTGCTGCAGCCTCTCAGTAAAGATCACCATGGGGGCTGGGAGTGTTTGGCCACTAATCGTGTGGCCACTGTTGGTGCAGGCACTGTGGTCATGGTGTTAG gTACCAGTCCGCATGTTGTGTCTTCAGTGTCTGTCACCACAGAGATGAACCAGGCCAATGTGTCCTGGGTGCCTGGCTTTGATGGTGGATTCACCCAGAAGTTCACTGTATG GTACAAGCAGGCATCCAGGGGGAAACACGAATGGGCGTCTTTGCCTGTGCCAACATCCAAAAGCTATCTGCTGGTGACTGGGCTACTTGCTGGCACCGGCTATCAGTTCAGTGTCCTACCTCAGAATAAACTCGGCTCTGGACCTTTTAGTGAAATTGTAACCGTGCGAACTTTAG CTGTGCCAACAGACCCGCCTACAGCTGTCACCACTCTCCCAATCCTGGACCCTCCCATATTCCTGTCAGCCAACCGGACAGAGCAAGGTGTTCTCCTCCAGTGGTGGCCTCCTGAGGCTCCATCCTCTCCACTGACAGGTTATGTGCTGCAGGTTCGCAGGAATCAGGGCCAGTGGGTCATCCTCAGCAGCATCATCAGTGCCAATCAGACTGAACTAGTTGTTCAAGGACTGCTGAGg GACTCTGCTTACGATCTGAGGCTCATGTCTCGCAGTGATAAAATACTCAGTGAACCGAGTGAGTCTGTCAACATATCCACCACAG GAATGGAGATGTACCCCCTGCGCCCAAGTTTCTTGGAGGTCATCCCTGAGCCACTGTTGGCTGGTGTTGTAGGAGGAGTGTGCTTTCTGTTTGTGGCCATCATACTTTCCTTGGTGACAGCATGCTATATGAGTCACAGGAGACAACGTAGACGCAGGAAGAGAAGACAAG ATCTGCCAACTGCCTTCCAGAAAAGCCCATCACATGA AGGTCGTTCACCTCCTCGCAGCCCAGACAGTGTCCTGAAACTGAAACTGTGTCCACCGCTTCCCTTTTTTCCAAACTCCTCCTCATCACAGTCTGATCGGTCGTCCTTTGATAAAGGCAGCCGTGGGGAGTATCATGACCAGCGGAGACAGCTCTTGTCCAACTCGTCTCCACCACCTCATTACACACTTTTTGAGAGTCACCTGGGGTCCCAGGTGCCCTCACCAACTGCTCTGGAGTCCATTTCCAGAGGCCCAGATGGACGCTTCATTGTCCAGCCACTGCCAGAGGGCTCCAGTCCCTCCAataagaaaaatggaaaaaaggaaGTCCTGCAAATTAATGGTGAGGCAAGTGGCTCAGGGAGCAACAGGACATCATTCAGAGACTCTCCGAAGTCAAGCATTTTGAGCTCAGAGAAGGATGAGAGGAAGGATTCTCCTCTCACTGTGGATGTCCCAGAGTTGAGCAGACCTCCATCGTCCCCTGGAAGAGTACGGGCCATGGCCAGGAACTTCTCCCGCCACGGGTGTTTTTATTCTGATGACGAACAGGGATCAGAGGTTCTCTTGGAAAGAGCCAGCTTTTATTCAGACAACAGCGAGAAAAAACCCAGTGATTCTCTGAGGAGGTATCGCATGCCAGGCCATGCTGACGATCTGTTCCCCAGTTTGGGGAGGAAGACAAAGCTTCTGgatagagacagagacagaccaCTCCATTCAGGCTACCAGCCTATCGAGAGTCAGTTGACTAACAACAGCACCCAGATCTCACAACTTGACTGTGAGCTAGAGAGGGATAGCATCAACAAGTGTGTCCAACTGGCAAAAGAGAGGGAAGAAATGGAGAGGGAGTTGAAGAGCTATACAGCCGAACAAAGAAGCCGCAGCCGTGGTAGAGGAGACCAAACAGAAAGCCCTCAGAGGGATGAGCCCAAGCCAGCGGATGATATTTGGAAGCCACAAGATGTTAatatcagacaaaaacacaggcCTTCAGGTCAGACAAGTCGTGTATCTGACTATAGGAGGGCGTGCTACTTTGGCAGCACCAGCAGTCCCATGGATCGGCTCCCTACTTCTCGCATCCAGTGGGACATTAGCCCCGTTACATCTGTCACCAGCCTCATTCCTGTACAGACCCCTCGCGATTCCAGGTCACAGCATCCTCACACATGTAGGGAAGCCACAGAGGATTCTCTTGCTGTTGATTCATCGCGCTCTCCCGTCACCCAGAACACCTCTCTCCCGATGCTCTCCCCTGATGTCACGTCTGAAACTCCTGTTCTGTGTCTAGAAACACCAGACAGAGCCAGATCACTGAGTCCTCCGAGAGACTCAGAGATCTGCTTGAAGTCCACGAAGAAGACACCAAATGGAGGTATTGCTCCAAGGTCCAGACATTCATATGCTTATGCAGGCACACAGCCCTGGGACTCAGCTGCCAAAAGCCCTTCAGTCACCAACGAGAGGCCTGAAAGTTCAGCTTCTGCAATGTATAATCAGCCTGAGAGAACTGCAGAAGTAGACTGCACATCCACAAGGGATCCCAGTCCTTCTAGTTATTCTACCTTACCCTATGAGCATCATGGAGTAGGGGCAAAGGCCAAAGACGGAGAGATTCAAGGCCATGGTGACCGACGTAGTTCAGGGCTTTACTCTGATTTAGAGAGAGAAGGCGTCCGAGCACGCTCCAGGAGAAGCGACAGATGTCTTTTCTCTGATAGTCCTAGCCCTATCACAACCTTAACTCTCGTAGAAGAAGTTGAGAGTGACCAGTCTCAGTTTTCTGTCCCTAGAATGTCAGACTCCTTGAAGGCCAAGCCTGCAGCCCCATCTCCCAAAATGTCCCCACTCCAGACAAGTGCAATTCTTGAATATCTGAGCCTTCCTGGTTTCATTGAAATGAGTGTGGATGAGCCTGTGGAAGAAGCTGAAGTCTCCGACACTACTGGTCAACGTTCACAACTACAGCCAGAAAAACCAATGGTGGCTAAGCCAGATGTCGTTCCTAAAAACTGGGAGGTTCATTTTCAAGAAAACCGGGAAACTGATTCGAACCAAGAGGAGGTTTGCCTTGAACAAACTCATTCAGCAGGTGCTTCAGAAGCTACCATCAATGGTAGTAAAAAACAAGGCTATAGACGTCTCCTCTATGCGGAGCCGAGAGTACGATTTCCTGATGACATGAGATCATCTTCACCCGGTCCGGAAAAAACTAGCAAGCAGCTATatgatgagaaaacaaaaattcGAGCTGGTAATAAAAGTACAGACAGACCTGAATCCCGACTTGCATCCAGGTCAGCTCACACCTTGATGAGTGCAGCTAAAGGCATGGCAGATATAgtgtcaaaacacacacagagtattGTAGACAATAGTGAGTTTTCATCCAAGCTATCCCAAAGACAAGCTTCTCAGGGCAGCAGGACTAATAACATTGCATCCCGAATATCTCAAGCCCCGGtgccatttttaaagaaatcctTAAGCATAGGCCCCTGTAGAACTCTCTCAGGCATGGGTCAGCCTCGTCCTTTCCTAAAGAAATCCATTAGCTTAGGCTCACAGAGGTGGGAGCACTTCGAGAGCCCAAGAGCATATATTTCTGAGAAATGCTACTGGGACGAGTTCCCACATCCAGATGTCAGAGTGAAGTCCTACAGTTTGGGTCGCATGCCGTCTTCCCTACCTAGACCACACCCTTCCTGGAGGGAGTATGTCCCATTCAGGCGCCCCAGCATGGAGAGCTTAGAGAGGCCTCATCACGCACAAAGATCTTTAGCTAGTCCTTCCTACCTCACTCCTTCTATGTACCCACCCAGACCAACCTCAGTCTCCCCAATGCTGGAACCCTGCGATCCACGACGACAAGCCACTGTTTTCCCAGAGTCTGCCAGGTGGTCTCCCTCATATCAAGACACTCTGAGGTCTGCCCAGCACAAGTATGTCCCCATGCCCACCTCTATCCCAGTCCCCCAGTACCAGCACTGGCCAGGACACAGAGGGGAAAGACCCATGGACTACAGGAGAGGCCCTCCGAGGTCCTACCTGCCCAGGGGCATTAGCTGGCCCTCGCCTTACTGTCCCCCCTTTCCACCCAGAGAGGGAGAAAGCTACAGACAGCCAGACAGGATGATGGGCAGGGGAGGGGAGACTGAGATCCGAGAGGTCAGAGAGATCAGGGAGGGGGGGAGGGCCAGTTATGCCAGTCAGAGCAGCGGTAGAGGTAGTGCTGGTCTCTTCCGACAGTCCCTATCCATCACTCCCACGCTGCTCAGCTCCCCAGAAACCACAGAGGAAAATGAGCAGCACAGAGCTGAGATGGAGCTGCCTGAGAGGAGAGCGAAAAG AAGGAACACATCAGTAGATGAGAGTTATGAGTGGGACTCTGCTGATGCCTGCGTGGACTCGGAGGTCCTGGAGGCCACAAAGTTTGATCAGTCGCAAACAGGTTTGCGGACAGGCAGGGGGGAACTGAGATATGATCAAGCTGGTGGCCTTCAGGATCAGCGACACAAAG GTACATCTCCGACCAAAACCAAATAG